The following coding sequences are from one Sphaeramia orbicularis chromosome 11, fSphaOr1.1, whole genome shotgun sequence window:
- the LOC115428830 gene encoding transmembrane protein 74-like has product MDDLELFYFEQTDPKDASLGVREINCGGGGGEARGGGSGPWTAHRPARSEPWTAHRPTETSFTSKTQDEDDDVGLIETSPQTCRLSHSSSSELYEEEEEEEEEEGAAEVEEEEEEEEEDIPELYLLSDDDLSSDGSGKSVDYGFIIAVTCLVTGISLVAISYTIPRDVRVDPDTVSAREMERLEREKARVGAHLDRCVIAGLCLLTLGGVLLSTLLMISMWKGEMMRRKAFAYSKHAAKLYGSINLKADSSPTRESHLSVADEDLEVLS; this is encoded by the coding sequence ATGGATGATTTGGAACTGTTTTACTTTGAGCAAACCGATCCGAAAGACGCCTCCTTGGGTGTCAGGGAGATCAACTGTGGCGGCGGCGGAGGAGAAGCAAGAGGAGGTggttcaggaccatggacagcgcaCCGGCCCGCACGTTCAGAACCATGGACAGCGCACCGGCCCACAGAAACATCTTTCACCTCCAAAAcccaagatgaagatgatgatgttggaCTGATAGAGACAAGTCCACAAACCTGCAGATTGAGTCACAGCTCCTCTAGTGAACtatacgaggaggaggaggaggaggaggaggaggagggggcggcggaggtggaggaagaagaagaagaagaagaggaggacatCCCGGAACTTTACTTACTGTCCGATGATGACCTCTCCTCCGACGGCTCCGGGAAGTCGGTGGATTACGGCTTCATCATCGCCGTCACTTGTCTGGTCACGGGTATCTCTTTAGTCGCTATATCCTACACGATCCCCCGGGACGTGAGAGTGGACCCGGATACCGTGTCGGCCCGGGAGATGGAGAGGCTGGAGAGGGAGAAAGCCCGAGTGGGAGCCCATCTGGACCGGTGCGTCATAGCCGGACTGTGCCTGCTCACCCTGGGAGGCGTGCTGCTGTCCACGCTGCTCATGATCTCCATGTGGAAAGGGGAGATGATGAGGAGGAAAGCCTTTGCCTATTCTAAACACGCAGCCAAGTTGTACGGCTCCATAAATTTGAAAGCGGACTCCAGCCCCACTCGGGAATCCCATTTGTCAGTGGCTGATGAGGATTTGGAAGTGCTCAGCTGA